The following are from one region of the Polyangiaceae bacterium genome:
- a CDS encoding sigma-54-dependent Fis family transcriptional regulator has product MLLLEAPLELGERFQAGTVGGAREYPVISRWTRSAALGVDPSSSAFPAGTGSSDLSDRRARLDAVLHEARGLVDTPAFADRGLVSIVADPDGVIVMDHGGGDFADGAARVRLVPGACWDEGTRGTNAIGTAIAERAAVGVIGPAHFERRNAGLFCFASPVFDAHGELACVLDVTGRLERHDPSIGATVALMANALTAALRRQALSSGGAFSVIQRLVHRSSGAALVVEADGAIRVANRPARTLLGVSEGDPGLDCQHVFGLSYAELSELARTGQRARFETPWQTFGVELDPVLGADHRFLAVVVYLEQSSKQRASRVIERPRSRPPQAPHHPAFDRVLGSDPELLRAKSLAARFAATPLPVVLLSETGTGKELFARAIHEASPRAAGPFVAMNCGAVPESLLESELFGFAPGAFTGAARRGSEGKLAAADGGTLFLDEIAETSSGFQAALLRALDDGSYFRVGESRARHVSLRLVCATCRDLPDLVHSGKFRSDLFYRIHGACLRLPALRDRTDRVELSRALLAAAAKEQGRSAPALADDAVSWLESHTWPGNVRELKSALCHALALCDGSTLRREHFPEPLAPASRTVEVEGHTREEILEEAVRQALDASSGNVSAAARMLGVARSTVYRILRTRQ; this is encoded by the coding sequence GTGCTGCTCCTCGAAGCGCCGCTCGAGCTGGGCGAAAGATTTCAAGCCGGCACCGTCGGCGGCGCACGGGAGTACCCGGTCATCAGCCGCTGGACGCGGTCCGCTGCGCTCGGCGTGGACCCGAGCTCGTCGGCGTTTCCGGCGGGCACGGGGTCGTCGGATCTATCGGATCGTCGCGCGCGCCTGGACGCGGTGCTGCACGAGGCCCGCGGCTTGGTGGACACGCCGGCCTTCGCCGACCGCGGGCTGGTGTCCATCGTTGCCGATCCCGATGGCGTGATCGTGATGGATCACGGGGGTGGAGACTTTGCCGATGGCGCCGCCCGCGTGCGGTTGGTGCCGGGAGCCTGCTGGGACGAAGGCACCCGCGGGACCAACGCGATCGGCACGGCCATCGCGGAGCGCGCGGCGGTGGGGGTGATCGGGCCGGCGCACTTCGAGCGGCGCAACGCCGGACTGTTCTGCTTCGCGAGCCCGGTGTTCGACGCCCATGGCGAGCTCGCTTGCGTGCTGGACGTGACGGGAAGGCTGGAACGCCACGATCCGTCCATTGGCGCCACCGTCGCGCTGATGGCGAATGCACTGACGGCCGCGCTTCGGCGCCAGGCGCTGTCGTCGGGAGGTGCGTTCTCGGTCATCCAGCGGTTGGTGCACCGTTCTTCCGGCGCAGCGCTGGTGGTGGAAGCGGACGGCGCCATCCGCGTCGCCAATCGACCGGCGCGCACGTTGCTCGGCGTGAGCGAAGGAGATCCTGGGCTCGACTGCCAGCACGTCTTCGGCCTCAGCTACGCGGAGCTTTCCGAGCTGGCGCGAACGGGGCAGCGGGCCCGTTTCGAGACCCCTTGGCAGACCTTCGGCGTGGAGCTGGATCCGGTGCTGGGAGCGGACCATCGCTTCTTGGCGGTGGTCGTGTACCTCGAGCAGAGCAGCAAGCAGAGAGCGTCCCGGGTCATCGAGCGCCCGCGCTCGCGGCCTCCGCAAGCGCCCCATCATCCGGCCTTCGATCGCGTGCTGGGCAGCGATCCGGAGCTGCTCCGAGCCAAGAGCCTCGCTGCGCGTTTCGCGGCCACGCCGCTGCCGGTGGTGCTGCTCTCCGAAACTGGGACCGGCAAGGAGCTGTTCGCCCGCGCGATCCACGAGGCCAGCCCTCGGGCGGCGGGTCCCTTCGTGGCGATGAACTGCGGCGCCGTACCCGAGAGCCTGCTCGAGAGCGAGCTGTTCGGCTTTGCGCCGGGCGCCTTCACCGGCGCGGCGCGGCGGGGCTCGGAGGGCAAGCTCGCCGCCGCGGATGGCGGCACGCTGTTCCTGGACGAGATCGCCGAGACTTCGAGCGGCTTCCAAGCCGCGCTGCTGCGGGCGCTGGACGACGGTAGCTACTTCCGTGTGGGCGAGAGCCGCGCGCGACACGTGAGCTTGCGGCTGGTGTGCGCCACCTGCCGGGACCTGCCGGACCTCGTCCACAGCGGCAAGTTCCGCTCGGATCTGTTCTATCGCATTCATGGCGCCTGCCTGCGCCTGCCGGCCCTGCGCGATCGCACGGACCGCGTGGAGCTGTCCCGGGCGCTGCTCGCCGCCGCGGCCAAGGAACAAGGGCGAAGCGCGCCCGCGTTGGCGGACGACGCCGTTTCCTGGCTCGAATCTCATACATGGCCGGGCAACGTGCGCGAGCTGAAGAGCGCCCTCTGCCACGCGTTGGCGCTGTGCGATGGCTCCACCCTTCGGCGCGAGCATTTTCCCGAGCCGCTGGCGCCCGCGTCGCGCACCGTGGAAGTTGAAGGGCACACCCGCGAGGAGATCCTGGAAGAAGCCGTACGCCAGGCGCTGGACGCGTCGTCGGGGAACGTCAGTGCCGCCGCCCGCATGCTCGGCGTCGCCCGCTCCACGGTGTATCGCATCCTCCGCACGCGGCAGTGA
- a CDS encoding DUF427 domain-containing protein, with amino-acid sequence MNELPSWARRGRAQWEHTGERRPAFADTPGPGQESVWDYPRPPRLEPDARRVLVRLGGVVLVDSTRAVRVLETSHPPSFYVPRADVRMDLLVESGPRSRCEWKGEATHWDVRSGERRVSPAAWSYDHPFQEFSAIAGYLAFYPAPFACSVGGERVRPQAGGFYGGWITPELAGPFKGDY; translated from the coding sequence ATGAATGAACTCCCGAGTTGGGCACGCCGAGGCCGCGCGCAGTGGGAGCACACGGGGGAACGGCGGCCGGCCTTCGCCGACACGCCGGGGCCGGGACAGGAGTCGGTGTGGGACTATCCGCGGCCGCCGCGCCTGGAGCCGGATGCCCGCCGCGTGTTGGTGCGCCTGGGCGGCGTGGTGTTGGTGGACAGCACTCGCGCGGTGCGCGTGCTCGAGACGTCGCATCCACCGAGTTTCTACGTTCCGCGAGCGGACGTGCGCATGGACCTGTTGGTCGAGAGCGGGCCCCGCTCGCGCTGCGAGTGGAAGGGCGAGGCGACGCACTGGGACGTGCGTTCGGGGGAGCGCCGGGTGAGCCCCGCCGCGTGGTCGTACGATCACCCCTTCCAGGAGTTTTCGGCGATCGCCGGCTACCTGGCGTTCTACCCGGCGCCCTTCGCTTGCTCCGTCGGCGGCGAACGCGTGCGCCCCCAGGCCGGCGGCTTCTACGGCGGTTGGATCACGCCGGAGCTCGCCGGCCCGTTCAAGGGCGACTACTGA
- a CDS encoding efflux RND transporter permease subunit: MWVSNFAIDNPVVTTVLMLALVVFGATALVVLDTDEFPEVNPPVVTISVPYPGASPENVEREVTDPLEESFASISGVDKIHSQSRDGYALIIIEFLFQKDLDQATQDVRDKISETRRDLPPEMKEPVVERFDPNDLPIVSLTLSSDSLPPDQLTRLADPGLTSELRSIAGVADVKLVGGVERDLSVELHPDALAASGTSVHQVVQAVEAQNLAAPVGNVKTKLEEHSIRLMGRLEGPKDFEDIVVGHSDGSVVRLGDVATVKDGHEEARSLALFDGKPAVGIDILKSKGYSTTSVSNDIKGRLSELRSTLPKATRLDLVRDAGDRVSHSVFDVQLALLAGAILTVLVVFVFLRSWRSTVITGLALPVSVLASFIAVWAFGFTLNTMSLLGLSLAIGILIDDAIVVRENIVRHMELGKDHLTAAREGTAEIGLAVAATTFSIVVVFVPVAFMGGVAQQWFAPFALTIACSVLVSLLVSFSLDPMLSAHWPDPSLESKQQGFFARRLEGFNRMLDRQTQRYQHVIAWALRHRLVTGLIAVATFALALAVPATGLVGSEFLPPQDRSEFTLKLETPPGSSLDFTKSIAERAARMARERDDVKYTYTSVGSEGNVIDEASVYVRLVPKGERSLSQREVARQLRNRMQTLGATDVALSTAMFGDQKAIQLQVRGANVDVLSKLALNIEKAVKRVPGAVDVGLSTKGEKPELEIEVDRRLASDMGLSVGQVAQALRPAFAGIDAGDWVDPSGETRDVWVRLSPEARATEQDLRTLPLVVPSPNGTPETLPLSQVARIELGKGPAQVSHLDRKRVITVGANTEQRPLSAVVGDINARVKRIDKPAGYTVRQGGETESQHEVFGRLALALAVAIVLMYLVLVIQFRSFLDPIAIMASLPLSLIGVMLALLITGTTVNLMSLIGVILLMGIVAKNAILLIDFAKWREEGGMDREQAIIEAGATRLRPILMTTFAVVAGMLPVALGYGEGADFRAPLGRAVIGGVVTSTLLTLLVIPTLYDVLAGLRDRFRAFVVRHTKHGSAPDVAAAE, translated from the coding sequence ATGTGGGTCAGCAACTTCGCCATAGACAATCCCGTCGTCACCACCGTGCTGATGCTCGCGCTGGTGGTTTTCGGTGCCACGGCCCTGGTGGTGTTGGATACGGACGAGTTCCCGGAAGTGAACCCGCCGGTGGTCACCATTTCCGTGCCGTACCCGGGCGCGTCTCCAGAGAACGTGGAAAGAGAGGTCACCGACCCGCTAGAGGAGTCGTTTGCGTCCATCAGTGGCGTGGACAAGATCCACTCGCAATCTCGCGACGGCTACGCGCTCATCATCATCGAGTTTCTGTTCCAAAAGGACCTGGACCAAGCCACGCAGGACGTGCGGGACAAGATTTCCGAGACGCGGCGAGACTTGCCTCCCGAGATGAAGGAGCCCGTGGTCGAGCGTTTCGATCCGAACGATCTCCCGATTGTCTCGCTGACGCTCTCCTCCGACTCACTACCGCCCGACCAGCTCACTCGTCTGGCGGATCCGGGTCTAACGAGCGAGCTGAGAAGCATAGCGGGTGTCGCCGACGTGAAGCTCGTGGGCGGAGTTGAACGCGATCTCTCGGTGGAGCTACACCCCGACGCTCTGGCAGCGAGCGGGACTTCGGTACACCAAGTGGTGCAGGCGGTGGAGGCGCAGAATCTAGCGGCGCCAGTGGGCAACGTGAAGACGAAGCTCGAGGAGCACAGCATCCGACTGATGGGTCGCTTGGAGGGCCCGAAAGACTTCGAGGACATCGTCGTCGGCCATTCCGACGGATCCGTGGTGCGCCTGGGCGATGTGGCCACGGTCAAAGACGGCCACGAGGAAGCGCGCTCCTTGGCGCTGTTCGATGGAAAACCTGCGGTGGGCATCGACATCTTGAAGTCCAAGGGATACAGCACCACCAGCGTCAGCAACGACATCAAGGGGCGTCTTTCCGAGCTGCGCAGCACGCTGCCGAAGGCGACGCGCCTCGACCTTGTGCGCGACGCCGGCGATCGGGTGTCCCATTCGGTGTTCGACGTTCAGCTTGCGCTGCTGGCAGGGGCGATCTTGACGGTGCTCGTCGTGTTCGTGTTCCTGCGTTCCTGGCGTTCTACCGTGATCACGGGATTGGCGCTGCCCGTGAGCGTACTGGCGTCCTTCATCGCGGTATGGGCGTTTGGCTTCACTCTGAATACGATGTCGCTACTGGGCCTTTCACTGGCCATCGGCATCCTCATCGACGACGCCATCGTGGTTCGCGAGAACATCGTGCGTCACATGGAGCTGGGCAAGGACCACCTGACGGCGGCCCGGGAAGGAACCGCGGAAATCGGACTTGCGGTGGCGGCAACCACCTTCTCGATCGTCGTCGTGTTCGTGCCGGTCGCGTTCATGGGTGGCGTCGCGCAGCAGTGGTTCGCCCCATTTGCTCTGACCATCGCTTGCTCGGTCCTGGTCTCGCTGTTGGTTTCGTTCTCCCTCGACCCCATGCTCTCGGCGCACTGGCCGGATCCATCCCTGGAGTCCAAGCAGCAGGGGTTCTTCGCCCGGCGTCTGGAGGGCTTCAACCGCATGCTGGATCGCCAGACGCAGCGATACCAACACGTGATCGCCTGGGCGCTGCGCCATCGCCTAGTCACTGGATTGATTGCCGTGGCGACGTTCGCGCTGGCGCTGGCGGTTCCCGCCACTGGGCTCGTCGGCAGTGAGTTCTTGCCGCCGCAAGATCGCTCGGAGTTCACGCTGAAGCTCGAGACGCCACCGGGATCGTCGCTCGACTTCACCAAGAGCATCGCCGAGCGGGCTGCGCGGATGGCGCGTGAGCGTGACGACGTCAAGTACACCTATACGTCCGTCGGCAGCGAAGGAAACGTCATCGACGAGGCGAGCGTGTACGTGCGCCTGGTTCCCAAGGGTGAGCGCAGTCTTTCGCAGCGCGAGGTCGCGCGGCAGCTTCGAAACCGGATGCAGACGCTCGGCGCTACGGACGTCGCCTTGTCCACCGCCATGTTCGGAGATCAGAAGGCCATCCAACTACAGGTGCGAGGCGCCAACGTCGACGTTCTGTCCAAGCTCGCCTTGAACATCGAGAAGGCGGTCAAGCGAGTGCCAGGGGCCGTGGACGTGGGACTGTCCACCAAGGGTGAGAAGCCCGAGCTCGAGATCGAGGTGGACCGTCGCTTGGCCTCGGACATGGGCCTCAGCGTGGGACAGGTGGCACAGGCCTTGCGCCCGGCGTTCGCGGGTATCGATGCTGGAGATTGGGTGGACCCGAGCGGCGAGACCCGCGACGTGTGGGTGCGGCTTTCGCCCGAGGCTCGCGCCACGGAACAGGATCTAAGGACCTTGCCCTTGGTCGTCCCCAGCCCGAACGGGACACCGGAAACGCTACCGCTGTCCCAAGTAGCTCGCATCGAGCTCGGCAAGGGACCCGCGCAAGTGAGCCACCTGGATCGAAAGCGCGTCATCACCGTTGGGGCCAACACCGAACAGCGACCGCTCAGCGCCGTGGTTGGTGACATCAACGCCCGGGTGAAGCGGATAGACAAGCCCGCCGGCTATACCGTGCGCCAGGGCGGCGAGACGGAGAGCCAGCACGAGGTGTTCGGGCGTCTGGCGCTCGCCCTCGCCGTGGCCATCGTGCTCATGTACCTGGTGCTCGTGATCCAGTTTCGTTCGTTCCTGGATCCGATCGCCATCATGGCGTCCCTGCCGCTCTCTCTCATCGGGGTCATGCTGGCGCTGTTGATCACGGGCACCACGGTCAACCTGATGAGCTTGATCGGCGTGATCTTGCTGATGGGCATCGTAGCCAAGAACGCCATCCTGCTGATCGACTTTGCCAAGTGGCGCGAGGAGGGGGGCATGGACCGAGAGCAGGCCATCATCGAAGCCGGCGCCACACGCCTCAGGCCCATCTTGATGACGACCTTCGCCGTGGTTGCCGGCATGCTGCCGGTCGCTCTGGGCTATGGAGAGGGCGCGGATTTTCGTGCGCCCCTGGGCCGCGCCGTGATCGGTGGCGTGGTCACCAGCACGCTCTTGACCCTGCTGGTGATCCCGACCCTGTACGACGTGCTCGCCGGGCTGCGAGACCGTTTTCGAGCCTTCGTGGTACGCCACACGAAGCACGGTTCGGCTCCCGACGTCGCGGCTGCCGAGTGA
- a CDS encoding efflux RND transporter periplasmic adaptor subunit, producing the protein MSRILLLLLTALLLGACQEEPKAEPRRKAPLEVGKEVLATAEKTTVEAGPELSGSLEPRERAELRSELSGSVRDVRVDVGEQVKKHQLLVRIETSDLGEAYASAKAAVTAAERNRRLAQRDLERTRRLLTAGAVPSRDLDAAENALKSAESQVESARSRRATAAKQLDRTTVRSPIDGTVSARPAHEGDVVSPGSPLVTVIDPSSLRLRASVPSDALPDIDVGTPVRFRVRGHPHETYDGKIQRIAPTVNPVTRQLDILATLPNPNGKLLSGLYAEGRVASKERQAVVVPASAVIREGAGESALRVVEGKVERVQIETGVRDGQRVEVDTGLEPGDRVLIGPARDIAPGRRIRVTDR; encoded by the coding sequence GTGAGTCGGATTCTCCTGCTGTTACTCACGGCGCTACTTCTCGGCGCATGTCAGGAAGAACCCAAGGCGGAGCCACGGCGAAAAGCCCCGCTGGAGGTCGGCAAGGAGGTGCTCGCCACCGCTGAAAAGACGACCGTGGAGGCCGGACCCGAGCTGTCAGGCTCACTCGAGCCTCGCGAGCGAGCGGAGCTTCGCTCCGAGCTTTCGGGGTCCGTTCGCGACGTGCGCGTGGACGTGGGCGAGCAGGTGAAGAAGCACCAGCTTCTCGTACGCATCGAGACCAGCGACCTTGGCGAAGCCTACGCTTCCGCGAAGGCGGCGGTGACTGCGGCGGAGCGAAACCGGCGCTTGGCCCAGCGGGATCTGGAGCGAACCCGGCGCTTGCTGACGGCGGGCGCAGTGCCGAGCCGAGACCTCGACGCCGCGGAGAATGCGCTGAAGAGTGCGGAGTCGCAGGTGGAGTCTGCACGCTCGCGCCGTGCAACGGCCGCGAAGCAGTTGGACCGAACCACCGTACGCTCTCCCATCGACGGGACCGTCAGCGCGCGCCCTGCGCACGAAGGGGACGTGGTGAGCCCAGGTAGCCCTCTCGTCACCGTCATCGATCCATCCAGCCTGCGGCTGCGAGCGAGCGTGCCGTCCGACGCGCTGCCGGACATCGACGTTGGCACGCCGGTTCGCTTCCGCGTGCGAGGCCACCCGCACGAGACCTACGACGGCAAGATCCAACGCATCGCGCCGACGGTGAACCCGGTGACACGGCAACTCGACATCCTGGCCACGCTTCCCAACCCGAACGGCAAGTTGCTCAGCGGGCTCTACGCCGAGGGACGCGTAGCGAGCAAGGAGCGGCAGGCCGTCGTCGTACCCGCGAGTGCCGTGATTCGCGAGGGGGCTGGCGAGAGCGCCTTACGCGTCGTCGAGGGCAAGGTAGAGCGAGTGCAGATTGAGACGGGCGTTCGCGACGGTCAGCGCGTCGAGGTCGACACCGGGCTCGAGCCAGGGGATCGCGTGCTCATTGGCCCCGCCCGAGATATCGCCCCGGGGCGCCGCATTCGAGTGACGGATCGCTGA
- a CDS encoding TolC family protein, translating into MSISIEDAIRRAAPVSEEVDIATHAVRRAKSEATKADSGWYPQVTASASYTHTFKSEYDGLFDNAPGGAGLSNLPFGRDNTWRFGIAIRQNVFGGGRTLAAGRSADAARSAAAIQLSSARAQAVLRATEAYYDALLADRRVKIASETLAQAERSRDQTDEGYREGRLSEFDLLRARVAVQTQEPVVTQRKAERRLAFLHLKQVLDIPTWKSVELTSDLATPPPIESAGKSTTLERASVRQARAQVRMSRAAVDVAQAEHYPSVDLTMDWGRVAYPKGTFPTWDDFRTNWTGGVMVTVPLFTGFRISKQVSSAEESLAQSRAKLRQAKKAARYDSEKASSDISTAKALMDKSSAALVQAEKAHRIAALRYREGVSTELEVNDARLAVERAKLSQAQAARDLRVAKVRMALLGQLPLAARGAP; encoded by the coding sequence GTGAGCATCTCCATCGAAGACGCGATCCGCCGCGCGGCCCCCGTGAGCGAGGAAGTGGACATCGCCACGCATGCCGTGCGGCGAGCGAAATCCGAGGCCACCAAGGCTGACAGCGGCTGGTACCCACAGGTGACGGCATCGGCGTCCTACACACACACCTTCAAGTCCGAGTACGACGGACTGTTCGACAACGCGCCCGGCGGTGCGGGTTTGTCGAACCTTCCATTCGGTAGGGACAACACTTGGCGCTTCGGCATTGCCATCCGCCAGAACGTCTTCGGCGGAGGACGGACCCTGGCCGCCGGCAGGAGCGCCGACGCTGCTCGGAGCGCTGCGGCGATTCAGCTCTCGTCCGCGCGCGCTCAGGCTGTTCTCCGCGCAACGGAGGCCTACTACGACGCGCTGTTGGCAGACCGGCGAGTGAAGATCGCGTCGGAAACGCTGGCTCAAGCCGAGCGGAGCCGAGATCAGACCGACGAAGGCTACCGGGAAGGTCGTCTGTCCGAATTCGATCTGCTGCGAGCACGCGTCGCGGTTCAAACCCAGGAGCCGGTGGTGACTCAGCGAAAGGCAGAGCGCCGTCTCGCCTTCTTGCACCTCAAACAGGTGCTCGACATCCCCACCTGGAAGTCCGTTGAGCTCACGAGCGACCTCGCGACGCCGCCGCCGATCGAGTCGGCGGGCAAGAGCACCACGCTCGAGCGTGCGTCGGTACGGCAAGCCCGCGCCCAAGTCCGAATGAGCCGCGCCGCCGTGGATGTGGCCCAGGCAGAGCACTACCCGAGCGTCGATCTGACGATGGATTGGGGGCGTGTTGCATATCCGAAAGGCACATTCCCGACCTGGGACGACTTTCGAACGAACTGGACCGGCGGCGTAATGGTGACGGTGCCGCTGTTCACGGGCTTTCGCATCTCCAAGCAAGTGAGCTCTGCCGAGGAATCGTTGGCTCAATCGCGGGCCAAGCTACGCCAGGCGAAGAAGGCGGCGCGCTACGATTCGGAGAAGGCATCGAGTGACATTTCCACCGCCAAGGCGCTCATGGACAAGAGCAGCGCGGCATTGGTGCAAGCGGAGAAGGCCCATCGGATTGCCGCGCTTCGATATCGAGAGGGCGTCTCCACTGAGCTGGAAGTGAACGACGCGCGCCTGGCGGTAGAGCGCGCCAAGCTGAGCCAGGCTCAGGCCGCACGGGATCTGCGTGTCGCCAAGGTGCGGATGGCACTGCTCGGACAATTGCCGCTCGCAGCGAGAGGTGCGCCGTGA
- a CDS encoding serine/threonine protein kinase, with amino-acid sequence MTARYAHNDPSLPFPERVGRYELLMPIASGGMATVYLARVTGLAGFEREVAVKLTHEHLRDEPGFMTALIDEARFAGRIHHPNVVSVHDVGECKDGVFVVMDYIEGDSLAGIVHKLSATGSRIPIEISLRILDEMLAGLHAAHELRDPTNMPLRLVHRDVTPHNVLLGIDGVTRLTDFGVATAARRLSKTQTGLVKGKLAYMSPEQVRARPLDRTCDVWAAGVVAWELFCGQRLYEGFNDAALLLKIANDAPTPLRYVRPELPVEIEQAVAGALTLSKSERYPSAEVFADVLAAAARRAGITAADVREVRQFVAPVVEGVITSRRQKLAKVYSDRHGIRPAPPPPVSADGPVTMALPPPPTLPPPPSRPRSVRPSSGSITETDRVSAPPEPTSAETVNYGPVVEAEQTSTHGTGVELSEPRPSVAPPGSTGRALTQNPLVWVAAGAVVTLVSVTGVYVVLRGGEPEPVTPGADDKTLVIAAPSAPAPVASTPRAASDAADIPVVDPNALPVADDEPDAGRKRTPSWRPPRAPARPPPEEQTKPVEPTPLGNPY; translated from the coding sequence GTGACGGCCCGTTACGCGCACAACGACCCGTCGCTGCCCTTCCCGGAGCGCGTCGGCCGCTACGAGCTGCTCATGCCCATCGCGAGCGGTGGCATGGCCACGGTGTATCTCGCGCGCGTCACGGGGCTCGCAGGCTTCGAACGCGAGGTCGCCGTGAAGCTGACTCACGAGCACCTCCGGGACGAGCCCGGCTTCATGACCGCGCTGATCGACGAAGCACGCTTCGCTGGACGCATTCACCATCCGAACGTGGTGAGCGTTCACGACGTCGGCGAGTGCAAGGACGGCGTGTTCGTCGTCATGGACTACATCGAGGGAGACTCCCTCGCCGGAATCGTCCACAAGCTGAGCGCCACGGGGAGCCGCATTCCCATCGAGATCTCGCTTCGGATCTTGGACGAGATGCTTGCGGGGCTGCACGCGGCGCACGAGCTTCGCGACCCCACCAACATGCCGCTGCGCCTGGTTCACCGCGACGTGACCCCGCACAACGTACTGCTCGGCATCGATGGCGTGACGCGCCTCACGGACTTCGGCGTGGCCACCGCTGCACGTCGGCTGTCGAAGACCCAGACGGGTCTGGTGAAGGGCAAGCTCGCCTACATGTCACCGGAGCAGGTGCGCGCACGGCCGCTCGACCGTACTTGCGACGTGTGGGCAGCCGGTGTCGTTGCCTGGGAGCTGTTCTGCGGTCAACGCCTGTACGAAGGCTTCAACGACGCAGCGCTCCTGCTCAAGATCGCCAACGATGCACCCACGCCGCTCCGCTACGTACGGCCGGAGCTGCCGGTGGAGATCGAGCAGGCCGTCGCCGGTGCGCTCACGCTGTCCAAGTCCGAGCGCTACCCGTCCGCCGAGGTTTTCGCCGACGTACTGGCCGCCGCAGCGCGCCGGGCGGGCATCACCGCCGCGGACGTGCGAGAGGTCCGCCAGTTCGTCGCGCCCGTGGTGGAAGGCGTCATCACCTCGCGGCGGCAAAAGCTCGCCAAGGTGTACTCGGATCGTCATGGAATTCGTCCCGCGCCGCCGCCTCCGGTGAGCGCGGACGGCCCGGTGACCATGGCGCTGCCGCCGCCGCCCACCTTGCCGCCGCCGCCGTCCCGTCCCCGCAGCGTGCGGCCGAGCTCGGGATCCATCACCGAGACGGATCGTGTTTCCGCGCCTCCGGAGCCGACCTCTGCGGAGACGGTGAACTATGGACCTGTCGTCGAGGCGGAGCAGACGTCCACGCACGGTACCGGCGTGGAGCTGTCCGAGCCGCGGCCCAGCGTGGCTCCGCCGGGCAGCACCGGCCGCGCGCTGACGCAGAATCCGCTGGTGTGGGTGGCGGCCGGCGCCGTCGTCACCTTGGTGTCCGTTACCGGTGTGTACGTGGTGTTGCGTGGCGGGGAGCCGGAGCCCGTGACGCCCGGTGCGGACGACAAGACCCTGGTGATTGCGGCGCCCAGCGCGCCCGCACCGGTCGCCTCCACGCCCCGCGCCGCGAGCGACGCGGCGGACATTCCCGTCGTCGATCCCAATGCGCTCCCCGTTGCTGACGACGAGCCCGACGCCGGCAGGAAACGCACTCCGAGCTGGCGCCCGCCCCGCGCGCCCGCGCGCCCGCCGCCCGAAGAACAGACGAAGCCCGTCGAGCCCACGCCGCTGGGCAATCCATACTGA